Proteins from a genomic interval of Plasmodium berghei ANKA genome assembly, chromosome: 6:
- a CDS encoding BIR protein yields the protein MDDETMCELFLEADKLLNGNTDIQTTIKNFPEYHQYCPDNKKCSNRAESIGALSAFLFTNFYNTESSYYEHFMMWLGHYLFKIAKKRKNVNLNIMTLSSAYNKYLEKSTGNLSQWNIINDLSGVKDPNLRHMSELYTLLKHICNTFAYYKKNKNNKIKTVNLLQNSVNCLNQYRNLYKTFSKDDSYLPLLEKLKKIYDDFRTSAINDDIDKKNNIEKLLLELTPINEKDSHSKNNLKTLDSNGSNDQLQYENTSEISKEKNTPKEQKDPKIEGKNNEQSIKLQNSVDQTSSQREEPSVTEVELKISGNEEEDSGKSQEDSEEQTNTNLSTKTNNQTVVQEQSGAEPEPQLKSQTESPPPPQAQQAQAQQAQAQQAQAQQAQAQQAQVQQAQAQQAQAQAQQHQPSLSQQEPEQEQTQIESQKELAPQQESSTSSSSETKKQEQLESPSTQENSLTKPVKGLLNNFFKPYFLSFYDTLTDYENRLYESVSTSLTKGYSAFNKISDDLINHLNKVNDTLPSVDNNIHQKDSESNLSPSDSPSETPSSSSTQSSDNKIESEKHETNFEDGSEDTISEPEGGSQEINSEQPTPSPEVPSDGSPNVASSLDIGIGEPGINVEKGIFEIGFPGGVIKGYKLLVYAVIIIAIPIILAFMYRYFSFGWRKELKKKKNMKKVINMFGANEKTKRVINPTDRKKKVQIIINLFKKKQDKKLTNSSTQKKQTKQFINSICWEKYPLLNIYKLMEANPVPFIILYLLFIFYVYRRKYDSLE from the exons ATGGACGACGAAACAATg TGTGAGTTATTTCTTGAAGCTGATAAACTTTTGAATGGTAATACTGACATACAGACgacaattaaaaatttcCCAGAATACCATCAATATTGTCccgataataaaaaatgctcAAATAGGGCTGAAAGTATTGGTGCTTTGAGCGCGTTTTTATTTACGAATTTTTACAATACAGAAAGCAGTTATTATGAACATTTTATGATGTGGTTAGgtcattatttatttaagatagccaaaaaaagaaaaaatgtaaacttaaatataatgacTTTAAGTTCGGCTtataacaaatatttaGAGAAAAGTACGGGTAATCTTAGTCAAtggaatattataaatgatCTAAGTGGTGTGAAAGATCCTAATCTTAGGCATATGAGTGAATTGTATACGTTACttaaacatatatgtaatacatttgcatattataaaaaaaataaaaataataaaataaaaactgtGAATCTTCTTCAGAATTCTGTAAATTGTCTTAATCAATATAGAAACCTTTACAAAACTTTTTCTAAAGATGATTCATATCTACCTCTATtggaaaaattaaaaaaaatatatgacgACTTTAGAACTTCTGCTATTAATGATgatattgataaaaaaaataatatagaaaagCTCCTTCTAGAACTTACAccaataaatgaaaaagattCACATTCTAAgaacaatttaaaaacgCTTGACTCTAATGGTTCAAATGATCAATTGCAATATGAGAATACATCCGAAATTTCAAAGGAAAAAAACACTCCAAAGGAGCAAAAAGATCCTAAAATCGAAGGGAAGAATAATGAACAAAGCATCAAACTACAAAATTCAGTGGATCAAACATCAAGCCAAAGAGAAGAACCATCAGTTACAGAAgttgaattaaaaatatcagGAAATGAAGAAGAAGATAGTGGAAAATCACAAGAAGACTCTGAAGAACAAacaaatacaaatttatcAACGAAAACGAACAATCAAACAGTAGTTCAAGAACAATCTGGTGCAGAACCAGAACCACAGCTAAAATCACAGACAGAATCACCACCACCACCACAAGCACAACAAGCACAAGCACAACAAGCACAAGCACAACAAGCACAAGCACAACAAGCACAAGCACAACAAGCACAAGTACAACAAGCACAAGCACAACAAGCACAAGCACAAGCACAACAACATCAACCATCATTGTCACAACAAGAACCAGAACAAGAACAAACACAGATAGAATCACAGAAAGAATTAGCACCACAACAAGAATCATCAACATCATCATCGTCagaaacaaaaaaacaagAACAGCTAGAATCTCCATCTACACAAGAAAATTCATTGACGAAACCTGTAAAGGGacttttaaataatttctttaaaccgtattttttatctttttatgATACCCTTACTGATTATGAGAATCGTTTATATGAAAGTGTATCAACTAGCTTAACAAAAGGTTATTCtgcatttaataaaatttctgATGATTTAATTAATCATCTAAATAAAGTAAATGATACATTACCATCAGTTGATAATAACATTCACCAAAAAGATTCGGAAAGTAATTTATCTCCATCTGATAGTCCATCAGAAACGCCATCGTCTTCATCGACACAATCTAGTGACAACAAAATTGAAAGTGAAAAACACGAAACAAATTTTGAAGATGGAAGTGAAGATACAATAAGTGAACCTGAAGGTGGAAGCCAAGAAATAAATTCTGAACAACCAACACCATCTCCTGAAGTGCCATCAGATGGTTCTCCCAATGTAGCATCTAGTCTAGATATTGGAATAGGAGAGCCTGGAATCAATGTAGAAAAAGGCATATTTGAAATAGGATTTCCAGGAGGTGTAATTAAAGGATACAAATTACTTGTATATGCAGTTATAATTATTGCTATACCCATTATTTTAGCATTTATGTATAGG tatttttcatttggATGGAGAAAGGAactgaagaaaaaaaaaaacatgaaaaaggttataaatatgtttggTGCAAATGAAAAGACAAAAAGAGTTATAAACCCAACTgatcgaaaaaaaaaagtacaaataattataaatttatttaaaaaaaaacaggaTAAAAAGCTTACAAATTCATCTACTCAAAAAAAGCAGACTAAGCAGTTTATAAATTCCATTTGCTGGGAAAAATATccattattaaatatatataaacttaTGGAGGCCAATCCTGTaccatttattattttgtatttgttgtttattttttatgtttatagAAGAAAATACGATTCTttagaataa
- a CDS encoding BIR protein, with protein sequence MESNILFEVCGTIEKIDECLTIDNLSTGNECSDDVLYTAYCPTNKEDQKGQCVTNGEKISAGFIWLLTMLEALNEECPENEKDHYFEYAILWLSSKGNIIKPGAYVSIDGIYDILERNNSSWYNQFRDKLNEKKKSMNFSNYHMCNLYKLLNELCTLITKYNHDRSNPEAYLGYANNFAETYKNYVTNSSKVQNCESYCDVLSTLKSEYDNFKEENKDLEGKLPEINETETCKDLCKQKKQKTENDKGIGDGLDDGKVDIDDGTDDNQRNQEESRNGQGATDSVPGEKETKSTPGITFYIGQFVYTSVLNSTFNFVETYKEQIINISKGIPDVYNKTLNIIKNGFSKSTNFFNEIIGSISSSSKKVEISGSSGNKRQELDGAGDESPSSDDSSSPQKHTLQASSSSSSTEQTKTSESSQGPTVKTNSDQTDQEKPQAQVPKSVIKLKNPVTEVTGNGTKGIDVNILKRYKSIGISIIMFLIPITLLILYKYFPFGWRKELKKKKNMKKVINMFGANETTKRVINTTDRKKQVQIIINSSTQKKQDKKVTNSSIQKKQDKKITNSSTQKKQDKMLTNSSTQKKQDKKFTNSSTQKKQDKKITNSSTQKKQDKKFTNSSTQKKQDKKFTNSSTQKKQDKKFTNSSTQKKQDKKFTNSSTQKKQDKKITNSSTQKKQDKKFTNSSTQKKQDKKFTNSSTQKKQDKKITNSSTQKKQTKQFIYSIYWEKYPLLNIHKLMKTDSAPFIILFWLFIFYVYKRKGYSLE encoded by the exons ATGGAATCCAATATACTGTTTGAAGTg TGTGGCACAATTGAAAAGATTGACGAATGTTTAACCATCGACAACTTATCTACAGGAAATGAATGTTCGGATGATGTATTATACACTGCTTATTGTCCTACAAATAAAGAGGATCAAAAGGGACAATGTGTGACAAATGGTGAAAAAATTAGTGCTGGGTTTATATGGTTGTTAACGATGCTCGAGGCTCTTAATGAGGAGTGTcctgaaaatgaaaaagaccattattttgaatatgcTATTTTATGGTTAAGTTCTAAAGGTAATATAATTAAGCCTGGTGCGTATGTTAGTATAGATGGTATTTATGATATTCTTGAAAGAAATAATTCCTCTTGGTATAATCAATTTCGTGATAAactaaatgaaaaaaaaaaatcaatgAATTTTAGTAATTACCATATGTGTAATCTATATAAATTACTTAATGAATTATGTACTCTAATTACTAAATATAACCACGATAGATCAAACCCAGAAGCATATTTAGGATATGCTAATAATTTTGCtgaaacatataaaaattatgttacGAACTCCTCTAAGGTTCAAAATTGCGAATCATATTGTGATGTGCTGTCTACTTTAAAAAGTgaatatgataattttaaagaagaaaataaagatcTAGAAGGTAAACTTCCTGAAATCAATGAAACAGAAACTTGTAAGGATTTAtgtaaacaaaaaaaacaaaaaacagAGAATGATAAGGGTATAGGAGATGGATTGGATGATGGGAAAGTAGATATAGATGACGGAACAGATGATAATCAAAGAAATCAAGAAGAATCAAGAAATGGACAAGGTGCCACAGATAGTGTTCCAGGAGAAAAAGAAACTAAAAGTACACCAGGAataactttttatattggTCAATTCGTTTATACGAGCGTATTAAATAGCACTTTCAATTTTGTTGAAACATATAAggaacaaattataaatatctCTAAAGGAATCCCtgatgtatataataaaactttaaatattataaaaaatggttTCAGTAAATctactaatttttttaatgaaattatTGGGAGTATAAGCTCCAGCTCTAAAAAGGTAGAAATATCTGGTAGTTCAGGCAATAAAAGGCAGGAATTAGACGGCGCAGGGGATGAATCACCCTCATCTGATGACTCATCATCACCTCAAAAACATACACTCCAAGCTTCATCATCATCAAGTTCTACGGAACAAACTAAAACATCAGAATCGTCTCAGGGCCCAACTGTAAAAACAAATTCTGATCAAACGGATCAAGAAAAACCTCAAGCACAAGTGCCAAAATCAGTGATTAAACTAAAAAATCCAGTAACCGAAGTAACAGGGAATGGAACAAAAGGAATAGATGTTAATATACTCAAAAGATACAAATCAATTGGAATTTCAATtataatgtttttaataCCCATTactttattaattttatacaag TATTTTCCATTTGGATGGAGAAAGGaattgaagaaaaaaaaaaacatgaaaaaggttataaatatgtttggTGCAAATGAAACGACAAAAAGAGTTATAAACACAACTGATCGAAAAAAACAAGtgcaaataattataaattcatctactcaaaaaaaacaggATAAAAAGGTTACAAATTCAtctattcaaaaaaaacaggACAAAAAGATTACAAATTCATCtactcaaaaaaaacaggATAAAATGCTTACAAATTCATCtactcaaaaaaaacaggACAAAAAGTTTACAAATTCATCtactcaaaaaaaacaggACAAAAAGATTACAAATTCATCtactcaaaaaaaacaggACAAAAAGTTTACAAATTCATCtactcaaaaaaaacaggACAAAAAGTTTACAAATTCATCtactcaaaaaaaacaggACAAAAAGTTTACAAATTCATCtactcaaaaaaaacaggACAAAAAGTTTACAAATTCATCtactcaaaaaaaacaggACAAAAAGATTACAAATTCATCtactcaaaaaaaacaggACAAAAAGTTTACAAATTCATCtactcaaaaaaaacaggACAAAAAGTTTACAAATTCATCtactcaaaaaaaacaggACAAAAAGATTACAAATTCATCtactcaaaaaaaacaaactaaacagtttatatattccatTTATTGGGAAAAATATccattattaaatatacataaactTATGAAGACCGATTCTGCaccatttattattttattttggttgtttattttttatgtttataaaagaaaaggCTATTCTttagaataa
- a CDS encoding fam-b protein, translating into MRISILKFVFFSIIICSFEYVKNELYFVNDRGIYLERDVINFKNNKILADVDNQFDFNEFYESTLSLASQLGDCIEGNKEIAYLQSIIDSHIKKHKENNTLPDLNNVDKKTKKLIDQLRKELEEIKKELNNKRSSEVEIQPIKDKIITKKNKNNSVSEQEDFKQLENSENTKIASSNNYKKFKINRKLKDKTTLVILGMFILSIILVISLGTNYLAILLIPCAALIIDKYWKSFKKLKKSKI; encoded by the exons ATGAGAATCagcattttaaaatttgtttttttttcaattattatttgttctTTTGAATATGTCAAAAAT GAACTATACTTTGTAAACGATAGAGGGATATACCTTGAAAGGGATGTAATAAActtcaaaaataataagataTTAGCAGATGTAGATAACCAATTTGattttaatgaattttatgaatCAACTTTGAGTCTCGCAAGCCAACTTGGTGATTGTATTGAAGGTAACAAAGAAATAGCATACCTCCAAAGTATTATAGACTCACATATAAAGAAgcataaagaaaataatacattacccgatttaaataatgtaGATAAGAAAACTAAAAAGTTAATTGATCAACTTCGAAAAGAATtagaagaaataaaaaaagagcttaataataaaaggaGTAGTGAAGTAGAAATACAACCgataaaagataaaataataacaaaaaaaaataaaaataattctgTATCAGAACAAGAAGACTTTAAACAATTGGAAAATTCTGAAAATACTAAAATTGCATCaagtaataattataagaaATTCAAAATTAATCGAAAGTTAAAAGATAAAACAACACTTGTGATCTTGGgaatgtttatattatctaTTATTTTGGTAATATCATTAGGAACGAATTACTTAGCAATACTACTTATACCGTGTGCGGCTTTAATAATTGATAAATATTGGAAAtcctttaaaaaattaaaaaaatcaaaaatataa
- a CDS encoding BIR protein, whose product MAISKVCGEFETIWKFFPDELKDSGEYDFKNASLNAYCPNGDSENNKECKTDVDKINAGSLWLFNKFYGDSNKFSNYADGKIDVVVYFMMWLGYKLNQKTHDGINTFNDFYTRNINNNEKYTNTIDGVEGYNSYKDLIDKKKEFMDISNENMSNLYDVFKMLCNMINNAKKNDNDETYLKYANNFVNKHNELKNDSNNIQGNSYNKILSTLSNDYTSFKNTYYDSNIRSKLPSLIMEKKTQISLRPNGSQDMFSSETLPSSTEIEVSISETDVSDSEKTLSSSLTISKIIPIPFILVATIILLGISYKYSLFGFWKRLQRQYLREKLKKRRK is encoded by the exons atgGCAATTAGTAAAGTG TGTGGAGAGTTTGAAACTATATGGAAGTTTTTTCCCGATGAATTGAAAGATTCTGGAGAAtatgattttaaaaatgcatCACTCAATGCCTATTGCCCTAATGGAGATTCAGAAAACAATAAAGAATGTAAGACTGATGTTGATAAGATTAATGCTGGGTCTTTATggttatttaataaattttatggtGATAGTAATAAATTTTCGAATTATGCAGATGGAAAAATTGATGTTGTTGTATACTTTATGATGTGGTTAGGCTATAAGTTAAATCAAAAAACACATGACGGAATCAACACATTTAACGATTTTTATActagaaatataaataataatgaaaagtATACTAATACTATAGATGGTGTTGAGGGGTATAATAGTTATAAGGATCttatagataaaaaaaaagaattcATGGATATTTctaatgaaaatatgtcTAATCTTTATGATGTATTTAAAATGTTATGCAACATGATTAATAatgctaaaaaaaatgataatgacgaaacatatttaaaatatgctaataattttgttaataaacATAATGAACTTAAGAATGattctaataatattcaagggaattcatataataaaatattgtcTACATTATCAAATGATTATacttcttttaaaaatacttATTATGATTCTAATATAAGAAGTAAACTACCAAGTCTtataatggaaaaaaaaacacaaattTCTTTAAGGCCTAATGGATCACAAGATATGTTCTCGAGTGAAACGCTACCATCAAGTACTGAAATTGAAGTATCAATTTCTGAAACTGATGTATCAGATTCTGAAAAAACACTATCGAGTTCATTGACAATAAGCAAAATAATTCCAATTCCATTTATATTGGTTGCaacaataattttattaggAATTTCATATaag tattcGTTATTTGGATTTTGGAAACGACTTCAAAGACAATATTTAAGAgaaaaactaaaaaaaagaagaaaatga
- a CDS encoding fam-a protein: protein MNKFYIQFVLFLLTISLYVNNKTLASDPAPGTSTTPESTHHYPTSEVYEKNKHLLSTDPEETINAEKHMEEIVEYFYRHVIGAYGLKDSREKKNKLGWMYGFKKNYQDNRYIERIHYRPYYDSNHRPKYIPNMHDQITSMLWDPDCKKPFNDGSFKIARVYNPNLVMIQQRYGGSSMNSQKYFYALAAYVEKSKRKSMIVMAIVDINDPNPSNKEYKDAIIKNANLLKTTIDSEDHIRQGKLEKPFVNIAGYFIDEFSSTDFNIVYAKSFDKNAPDVLDNPDVLGALGALNCSKASYSLDVSGITDALDGSKAPAPKKKSCFLCC from the exons ATGAATAAGTTTTATATccaatttgttttatttcttttaaccATCTCCCTATAtgtgaataataaaaccCTTGCATCTGACCCTGCTCCAGGAACATCTACAACACCCGAATCAACACATCATTATCCTAC TTCAGAagtatatgaaaaaaacaagcACCTATTAAGTACCGATCCAGAAGAAACTATAAATGCGGAAAAACATATGGAAGAAATTGTAGAATATTTCTATAGGCATGTTATAGGTGCGTATGGTTTAAAGGATAGTCgtgagaaaaaaaataaattgggTTGGATGTAtggatttaaaaaaaactatcAAGACAATAGATATATTGAAAGAATACATTATCGTCCATATTATGATTCAAATCATCGtccaaaatatattcccAATATG CATGATCAAATAACAAGCATGTTATGGGATCCCGATTGTAAAAAACCTTTCAATGATGGCTCTTTTAAAA tTGCCCGTGTGTACAATCCAAATTTAGTAATGATACAACAACGTTACGGAGGTAGTTCTATGAACTCtcagaaatatttttatgcttTAGCTGCATATGTTGAA AAatcaaaaagaaaaagtaTGATTGTCATGGCTATAGTAGATATAAATGATCCCAACCCTTCcaataaagaatataaagacgcaatcataaaaaacgcaaatttattaaaaactACAATTGATTCTGAAGATCATATTAGACAAGGAAAATTAGAAAAACCGTTTGTTAACATAGCTGGATATTTCATAGATGAATTTTCATCAACTGATTTTAATATCGTCTATGCCAAATCT tttgataaaaatgctCCCGATGTTCTCGATAATCCCGATGTTCTCGGTGCTCTCGGTGCTCTCAATTGTTCCAAAGCTTCCTATTCTCTCGATGTTTCCGGTATTACCGATGCTCTCGATGGTTCCAAAGCTCCCGCTCCCAAAAAAAAGAGCTGTTTCCTATGTTGTTAA
- a CDS encoding BIR protein — translation MNDHVCRRFLFVRNWFPDKLDSEGSYQFIMDENNLNGYCTSNRCDGDLEKINAGCLFLFDAFFKDSSSFKYHNNINIVDYIMIWLSYMLNLKKNKDGTSNLQYFNKTYINSNEKYKTPITGVEGYTSYKDLIDKKHDLTKVDIKDISKFYDAFKLLCEMYTNFDENTSYCTGCSENANKFVAKHGELKNDSSITSNSSYKQLFSTLSNDYNNFKNYCTSKGGNCKDIPSLPSIETTKITADLPEQTKQIQQTVETSEQTAQGSAHSSGRFSEDPSSSSPIGNKLFTVLSIFGAIAFFLGISYKYSLFGFRKRAQKQYLREKIKI, via the exons ATGAATGACCATGTg tgtAGAAGGTTCCTTTTTGTAAGGAACTGGTTTCCCGATAAATTAGACAGTGAAGGAAGCTATCAATTCATTAtggatgaaaataatttaaatggGTATTGTACTAGTAATAGATGTGATGGTGAtcttgaaaaaattaatgctggatgtttatttttgtttgatGCATTTTTTAAGGATTCTTCTTCGTTTAAGTATCATAATAACATCAATATTGTTGATTACATTATGATATGGTTAAGTTATATGTTAAAcctaaagaaaaataaggATGGAACCAGCAATctacaatattttaataaaacatatataaatagcaATGAAAAGTATAAAACTCCTATAACTGGTGTTGAGGGGTATACTAGTTACAAGGATCTTATAGATAAAAAGCATGATTTGACGAAAGTGGATATTAAAGATATatctaaattttatgatgcatttaaattattatgtgaAATGTATACAAATTTTGATGAAAACACATCATATTGCACAGGATGTTCGGAAAATgctaataaatttgttgCAAAACATGGCGAGCTTAAGAACGATTCTAGTATAACTAGTAATAGTTCCTATAAACAACTATTTTCTACTTTATCaaatgattataataattttaaaaattattgtaCTAGTAAAGGTGGTAATTGTAAGGATATTCCATCCCTTCCATCGATAGAAACAACAAAAATTACTGCAGATTTGCCTGAACAAACTAAACAAATTCAACAAACTGTAGAAACTTCTGAACAAACTGCGCAAGGTTCTGCACATAGTTCTGGACGATTTTCTGAAGATCCATCATCAAGCTCGCCAATAggaaacaaattatttaccGTTTTATCGATATTTGGTGCAatagcattttttttaggaaTTTCTTATaag tattcGTTATTTGGATTTCGGAAACGAGCTCAAAAGCAATATttaagagaaaaaataaaaatataa